The following are encoded in a window of Allosphingosinicella indica genomic DNA:
- a CDS encoding bile acid:sodium symporter family protein has product MPRLIDRILPDRFILWLLATVGVATLLPVRGIAADVAEWATLAAIFLLFFLHGARLPREALVKGFTDWRLHLAIFAATFILFPIAGLALSRLLPGLFSPEIWTGILFLCALPSTVQSSIAYTSMAGGNVAGAVAAAAGSQLLGVFLTPLLLGALLAAQGSGIALGGIWKIVLTLFVPFVFGHLLRPTMLGVIERHPNLVFAVDKGTILLAVYAAFSAAMLDGLWQRVPPAEIGVVAGFVTVLLVAALGATAAIGRLGGFAREDRVAILFCGTFKSVVSGVPMAHILFPGAAAGFVILPIMLYHAAQLVACAWVAAWMGQRVPSAERT; this is encoded by the coding sequence ATGCCGCGCCTGATCGACCGCATCCTACCGGACCGCTTCATCCTCTGGCTGCTCGCGACGGTCGGCGTCGCGACCTTGCTGCCGGTGCGCGGGATCGCCGCCGATGTCGCAGAATGGGCGACGCTGGCGGCAATCTTCCTGCTGTTCTTTCTCCACGGCGCGCGGCTGCCGCGCGAGGCGCTGGTCAAAGGCTTCACCGACTGGCGACTGCACCTCGCGATCTTCGCGGCGACCTTCATCCTCTTCCCGATCGCCGGCCTTGCGCTGTCGCGGCTGCTGCCGGGATTGTTCTCGCCCGAGATCTGGACGGGCATCCTTTTTCTCTGCGCCCTGCCCTCCACAGTGCAGTCGTCGATCGCCTATACGTCGATGGCGGGTGGCAATGTCGCGGGGGCAGTGGCGGCGGCGGCGGGTTCGCAACTTCTGGGCGTATTCCTGACGCCGCTGCTACTCGGTGCGCTGCTCGCGGCGCAGGGCAGCGGGATCGCGCTTGGCGGTATCTGGAAGATCGTCCTCACGCTCTTCGTGCCGTTCGTGTTTGGCCATCTGCTGCGGCCGACGATGCTCGGGGTGATCGAGCGCCACCCGAATCTCGTCTTTGCGGTCGACAAGGGGACGATCCTGCTCGCCGTCTATGCAGCCTTTTCCGCGGCGATGCTTGACGGACTTTGGCAGCGCGTGCCGCCTGCCGAAATCGGTGTCGTCGCGGGCTTCGTGACCGTGTTGCTCGTCGCCGCGCTCGGCGCGACCGCGGCGATCGGGCGGCTGGGCGGGTTCGCCCGCGAAGATCGGGTCGCGATCCTCTTCTGCGGCACCTTCAAGTCGGTGGTGAGCGGCGTGCCGATGGCGCATATCCTCTTCCCGGGCGCCGCGGCCGGGTTCGTCATCCTGCCGATCATGCTCTACCACGCCGCCCAGCTCGTGGCCTGCGCCTGGGTCGCGGCGTGGATGGGTCAGAGGGTTCCATCCGCGGAGAGAACATAG